Proteins from a single region of Meles meles chromosome 10, mMelMel3.1 paternal haplotype, whole genome shotgun sequence:
- the LOC123951966 gene encoding M-phase-specific PLK1-interacting protein — protein MHRQNFRPPTPPYPGAGVGGWGSGSSFRGTPGGGGPRPSSPRDGYGSPHHTPPYGPRSRPYGSSHSPRHGGSFPGGRFGSPSPGGYPGSYSKSPAGSQQQFGYSPGQQQTHPQGSPRTSTPFGSGRGREKRMSNELENYFKPSMLEDPWAGLEPVSVVDINQQYSNTQTFTGKKGRYFC, from the exons ATGCACCGACAGAATTTTCGACCCCCGACTCCTCCCTACCCCGGCGCGGGTGTAGGAGGTTGGGGTAGCGGGAGCAGCTTCCGGGGTACCCCGGGCGGAGGCGGACCGCGGCCGTCCTCCCCTCGGGACGGGTACGGGAGTCCGCACCACACGCCGCCGTACGGGCCCCGGTCTAGGCCCTACGGGAGCAGCCACTCTCCGCGACACGGCGGCAGCTTCCCGGGGGGCCGATTCGGGTCTCCGTCCCCTGGCGGCTACCCTGGCTCCTACTCCAAGTCCCCCGCGGGGTCCCAGCAGCAATTCGGCTACTCCCCAGGGCAGCAGCAGACCCACCCCCAG ggtTCTCCAAGGACATCTACACCATTTGGATCAGGGCGtggtagagaaaaaagaatgtctaATGAGTTGGAAAATTATTTCAAGCCTTCAATGCTTGAAGACCCTTGGGCTGGCCTAGAACCAGTATCTGTAGTGGATATTAACCAACAATACAGCAATACTCAAACATTCACAGGCAAAAAAGGAAGATACTTTtgttaa